In Rhodobacter xanthinilyticus, a single window of DNA contains:
- a CDS encoding YjbF family lipoprotein, with translation MTRALPVILAPLLAALIGLTGCANTEITLLSPAIEQAARRFSRAEAAPVPAFAAADRAGAPVMIAALDKTPDRAAAFLRQSVSQDGVSTWITLDGSQMMFRDGLLVGTRGLTGDVLAADAGESAALIRALGTGVATRIMTVIDGEDQARRLAFRCQIAPNRADLVDLGPIQVQTRTVVEDCRGNGMDFVNYYWLEPRSREIIQSGQWAGPSNGKISMRKALR, from the coding sequence ATGACCCGCGCCCTGCCCGTGATTCTCGCCCCGCTGCTGGCCGCCCTGATCGGCCTGACGGGCTGCGCCAATACCGAGATCACCCTGCTCTCGCCCGCGATCGAACAGGCCGCGCGCCGCTTCAGCCGCGCCGAGGCCGCCCCCGTGCCGGCCTTCGCCGCCGCCGACCGCGCCGGCGCGCCGGTGATGATCGCCGCGCTCGACAAGACCCCGGACCGCGCCGCCGCCTTCTTGCGCCAGAGCGTCTCGCAAGACGGGGTGAGCACCTGGATCACCCTCGATGGCAGCCAGATGATGTTCCGCGACGGCCTGCTGGTCGGCACCCGCGGGCTCACCGGCGATGTCCTGGCCGCCGATGCGGGCGAAAGCGCCGCGCTGATCCGGGCCTTGGGCACCGGCGTCGCGACGCGGATCATGACCGTGATCGACGGCGAGGATCAGGCCCGCCGCCTCGCCTTCCGCTGCCAGATCGCGCCCAACCGCGCCGATCTCGTCGATCTCGGCCCGATTCAGGTGCAAACCCGCACCGTCGTCGAAGACTGCCGCGGCAATGGGATGGATTTCGTCAATTATTACTGGCTTGAGCCGCGCAGCCGCGAGATCATCCAGTCTGGCCAATGGGCCGGGCCGTCCAACGGCAAGATTTCGATGCGCAAGGCCCTGCGCTGA
- a CDS encoding YjbH domain-containing protein, translating into MTNALTSTAIPLLLCAALGWAGLPARADGLSSYGTPGLIDMPSATPVKDGLLIDTLSALPEHYRNSTAFQITPRISGVFRYSILENFGDRGNPNRYDRSFDLHVQLRDEGQYWPALALGLRDFGGTGLFSSEYVVASKHFGPKWTVTGGMGWGRLASYGGFSNPLGAISDRFKTRPGGITNITQTGRVNLKQFFRGDAALFGGIEYQLNDRTRLIAEYSSDDYATEVRRMGFEHKTPINLGVEYQASRNLRMGLFTIGGAQIGAKLTYVIDPRAPSFPGGAEKGYEPLRPRVELAGLGWDEADGTANRARLDQALRRQGLTLESYRQTGAAAEIVLDNRRYPASAQALGRAARAMANSLPPEIDRFEIVLARGGVPQTRVSLRRSDLEALEHAEDGSWKSFARAQISDAPSRLPPDPGVYPRLEGRLGPYYALGIFDPDAPLRYQLGAEFETTSRIAPGVSVSSTLRVPLVGTLSESTRPSNSILPHVRSDQALYDKADGLLINRLTADYLFRPGPDLFGRLSAGYLEQMYAGVSAELLWAPVNSRLALGGEINYVAQRDFDQRFGLQDYRVATGHLSAYYDFGGGYLGQLDVGRYLARDWGATFSLDREFDNGFKVGAFFTLTDVPFDDFGEGSFDKGIRFSIPTDWLTGQPAQGGLGQTIRPVQRDGGARLAIANRLYAQVRADRTTELEDRWGKFWR; encoded by the coding sequence ATGACGAACGCCCTTACCTCCACCGCGATCCCGCTCTTGCTGTGTGCCGCGCTCGGCTGGGCTGGCCTGCCCGCCCGGGCCGACGGGCTGTCGAGCTACGGCACCCCCGGGCTGATCGACATGCCGAGCGCCACGCCGGTCAAGGACGGGCTGCTGATCGACACGCTCAGCGCCCTGCCCGAGCATTACCGCAATTCGACCGCGTTCCAGATCACCCCGCGGATCTCGGGCGTGTTTCGCTACAGCATCCTCGAGAACTTCGGCGACAGGGGCAACCCGAACCGCTACGACCGCAGCTTCGATCTGCATGTGCAGCTGCGCGACGAGGGGCAATATTGGCCCGCCCTCGCCCTTGGCCTGCGCGATTTCGGCGGCACCGGGCTGTTCAGCTCGGAATATGTCGTCGCCTCGAAACATTTCGGCCCGAAATGGACGGTGACGGGCGGCATGGGCTGGGGGCGGCTGGCCAGCTACGGCGGGTTTTCCAACCCGCTCGGCGCGATCTCGGACCGTTTCAAGACCCGCCCCGGCGGGATCACCAACATCACCCAGACCGGCCGGGTCAACCTCAAGCAGTTCTTCCGCGGCGATGCGGCGCTCTTTGGCGGCATCGAATATCAGCTCAATGACCGCACCCGGCTGATCGCGGAATATTCCTCCGATGATTACGCCACCGAAGTGCGGCGCATGGGCTTCGAGCACAAGACGCCGATCAACCTCGGGGTGGAGTATCAGGCCTCGCGCAACCTGCGGATGGGGCTGTTCACCATCGGCGGCGCGCAGATCGGCGCCAAGCTCACCTATGTCATCGACCCGCGCGCGCCGAGCTTCCCGGGCGGGGCGGAAAAGGGCTACGAGCCGCTGCGCCCGCGCGTCGAGCTGGCCGGGCTCGGCTGGGACGAGGCCGATGGCACCGCCAACCGCGCGCGCCTCGATCAGGCGCTGCGCCGGCAGGGGCTGACGCTCGAAAGCTATCGCCAGACCGGCGCCGCGGCCGAGATCGTGCTCGACAACCGCCGCTATCCGGCCTCGGCCCAGGCGCTCGGCCGCGCCGCGCGGGCCATGGCCAACAGCCTGCCGCCCGAGATCGACCGGTTCGAGATCGTGCTGGCGCGCGGCGGCGTGCCGCAAACCCGCGTGAGCCTGCGCCGCAGCGATCTCGAGGCGCTCGAACATGCCGAGGACGGCAGCTGGAAGAGCTTCGCCCGCGCCCAGATCTCCGATGCGCCGAGCCGCCTGCCGCCCGATCCGGGCGTCTATCCGCGCCTCGAGGGCCGGCTTGGCCCCTATTACGCGCTTGGCATCTTCGACCCGGATGCGCCGCTGCGCTATCAGCTTGGCGCCGAGTTCGAGACCACCAGCCGGATCGCGCCGGGGGTCTCGGTCTCGAGCACCCTGCGCGTGCCCCTCGTCGGCACGCTCTCCGAAAGCACCCGCCCGTCGAATTCGATCCTGCCCCATGTCCGCTCCGACCAGGCGCTCTATGACAAGGCCGACGGGCTGCTGATCAACCGGCTCACCGCGGATTACCTGTTCCGGCCCGGGCCCGATCTCTTCGGCCGGCTCTCGGCGGGCTATCTCGAGCAGATGTATGCCGGGGTTTCGGCCGAGCTGCTCTGGGCGCCGGTCAACAGCCGCCTCGCGCTCGGCGGCGAGATCAACTATGTCGCGCAGCGCGATTTCGACCAGCGCTTCGGGCTGCAAGATTACCGCGTCGCGACCGGGCATCTGTCGGCCTATTACGATTTCGGCGGCGGCTATCTGGGCCAGCTCGATGTCGGGCGCTACCTCGCCCGCGACTGGGGCGCGACCTTCTCGCTCGACCGCGAATTCGACAACGGCTTCAAGGTCGGGGCGTTCTTCACCCTCACCGATGTCCCCTTCGACGATTTCGGTGAAGGCTCCTTCGACAAGGGCATCCGCTTCTCGATCCCGACCGACTGGCTGACCGGCCAACCCGCGCAGGGCGGCCTCGGCCAGACGATCCGCCCGGTGCAACGCGATGGCGGCGCACGTCTGGCGATCGCCAACCGGCTCTACGCGCAGGTCCGCGCCGACCGCACGACCGAGCTCGAGGATCGCTGGGGCAAGTTCTGGAGATGA
- a CDS encoding sugar transferase, which yields MAYRDFSETRVQASGLRDTHLAHAPLAAVRFKAPADSLYNRFGKRLLDLVLAVLMLPVLIPVIALLTVLVRRDGGRAFFIQPRVGRDGRVFNCYKFRTMIENAEAVLEQMCRDNPAVAAEWETYQKLSNDPRISRVGRFLRASSLDELPQIFNVLLGDMSFVGPRPFLPSQKALYDAAHGRAYYDLRPGITGPWQVYGRSATTFVARVGYDETYLKDLGLRADLELLVKTVSVVFRRTGA from the coding sequence TGCGCATGCCCCGCTCGCCGCGGTGCGCTTCAAAGCCCCGGCCGACAGCCTCTACAACCGATTCGGCAAACGCCTTCTCGACCTCGTCCTCGCGGTGCTGATGCTGCCGGTGCTGATCCCGGTGATCGCGCTGCTGACGGTTCTGGTGCGCCGCGACGGCGGCCGGGCGTTCTTCATCCAGCCCCGTGTCGGCCGCGACGGGCGGGTGTTCAACTGCTACAAATTCCGCACGATGATCGAGAACGCCGAGGCGGTGCTCGAACAGATGTGCCGCGACAACCCCGCGGTGGCGGCGGAATGGGAAACCTACCAGAAGCTCTCGAACGATCCGCGGATCTCGCGCGTCGGGCGGTTCCTGCGCGCCAGCAGCCTCGACGAGCTGCCACAGATCTTCAACGTCCTGCTCGGCGACATGAGCTTCGTCGGCCCGCGCCCGTTCCTGCCCTCGCAAAAAGCGCTCTATGACGCCGCCCATGGCCGCGCCTATTACGATCTGCGCCCCGGCATCACCGGGCCCTGGCAGGTCTATGGCCGCTCCGCGACCACCTTCGTGGCGCGTGTGGGCTATGACGAGACCTATCTGAAGGATCTCGGGCTGCGCGCCGATCTCGAGTTGCTGGTGAAAACGGTCAGCGTCGTGTTCCGCCGCACCGGCGCCTGA